One window from the genome of Pseudomonas sp. L5B5 encodes:
- a CDS encoding thioesterase family protein, translating into MNLWFRLILTLIRRPWRTPINALEASVTRMRVWPLDLDLNRHVTNGRYFTMADVGRMDFVLRSGAFRVAFREKAVPIVGDAWGKFRRELKLFQTFEIHTRLLGWDDKWIFMEHRFVSDGRVAGIVVIRGLFRSSRGTVAPTVFARELGLGEKSPEMSEWVTSWADGCDSMSAQLRAEEEMINPRT; encoded by the coding sequence ATGAATCTCTGGTTTCGACTCATTCTCACCCTCATACGCCGCCCCTGGCGCACTCCCATCAACGCGTTAGAAGCATCAGTCACAAGGATGCGGGTATGGCCATTGGATTTAGACCTAAACCGACATGTTACTAATGGACGATATTTCACAATGGCCGACGTCGGGCGCATGGATTTCGTCTTACGCAGTGGTGCATTCCGTGTCGCTTTTCGAGAAAAAGCAGTACCAATCGTGGGTGATGCTTGGGGTAAATTTCGCCGTGAACTGAAGCTATTTCAAACATTTGAAATCCACACCAGGCTGCTGGGGTGGGATGACAAGTGGATTTTCATGGAACATCGTTTTGTGAGCGATGGCAGGGTCGCAGGGATCGTGGTTATTCGGGGGCTGTTTCGGTCATCCAGGGGAACGGTCGCACCTACCGTGTTCGCTAGGGAACTGGGTTTAGGGGAGAAATCACCAGAGATGTCAGAATGGGTGACATCTTGGGCGGACGGCTGCGACAGCATGAGCGCCCAATTGCGAGCAGAGGAGGAGATGATCAATCCACGGACTTGA
- a CDS encoding hotdog fold domain-containing protein, producing the protein MSQALSMFNSVGSSAFTNMVCQMAPYFSTISPEITELKPTYAVVTVPFRKEITNHLASVHAIALCNAAELAGGMMTDASVPTGAKWIPKGMVVEYLAKAKTNIRAIADGSTVDWATAGDKIVSVDIFDEADVKVFTAKITMGVKLA; encoded by the coding sequence ATGAGTCAAGCTCTCAGCATGTTCAACAGCGTAGGTTCTTCTGCATTCACCAACATGGTGTGCCAGATGGCACCTTACTTCAGTACGATCAGCCCGGAAATCACTGAGTTGAAGCCAACGTATGCTGTGGTGACAGTGCCGTTTCGAAAAGAGATCACAAACCACTTGGCATCCGTGCACGCCATTGCGCTTTGCAACGCTGCGGAGCTGGCAGGAGGCATGATGACTGACGCGTCTGTTCCGACAGGTGCGAAATGGATTCCTAAAGGGATGGTCGTGGAATATCTAGCGAAGGCAAAAACCAACATCCGAGCCATCGCAGATGGCAGCACGGTTGACTGGGCCACGGCAGGGGACAAAATCGTGTCTGTCGACATTTTTGATGAGGCCGATGTGAAGGTTTTCACGGCTAAGATCACTATGGGTGTGAAGCTGGCTTGA
- a CDS encoding TetR/AcrR family transcriptional regulator yields the protein MHATDLLDRVIPGRRADLKRAILRQALHSFNLEGIDSTTIESIRSECGASVGAVYHHFKSKEGLVAALFYAALDDQESLRDEYLRNAVSVEGGIRALVYSYVDWVDGQPEWARFVLQARSSVATGPFREDLAARNKQRNKKLLVWMSNLGGEELLSHIPAELLPSLIIGQSESYSRAWLSKRVEKSPRDYRDHLGNAAWASIKKPGV from the coding sequence ATGCACGCTACAGACCTCCTAGATCGCGTTATTCCCGGAAGGCGGGCTGATCTTAAACGCGCCATCCTTCGCCAAGCCCTGCACTCGTTCAACCTAGAAGGCATCGATTCCACCACGATTGAGAGTATTCGATCTGAATGCGGTGCGAGCGTGGGGGCCGTCTACCACCACTTCAAAAGCAAGGAGGGGTTGGTGGCTGCGTTGTTCTATGCTGCTTTGGATGATCAGGAAAGCCTTAGGGACGAATACTTGCGAAATGCAGTATCAGTGGAAGGGGGCATTCGGGCGCTTGTTTACAGCTACGTCGACTGGGTGGATGGCCAACCAGAATGGGCCCGCTTCGTTCTGCAAGCACGCTCCTCCGTAGCGACCGGGCCGTTCAGGGAAGATCTGGCAGCGCGAAACAAACAGAGGAACAAAAAACTGCTCGTCTGGATGAGCAATCTTGGTGGAGAAGAACTCCTTTCCCATATCCCTGCGGAGCTTTTACCTTCACTGATAATCGGGCAGTCCGAGAGTTATTCAAGAGCTTGGCTTTCGAAGCGGGTGGAGAAAAGCCCTAGGGATTATCGTGATCACCTTGGTAACGCAGCTTGGGCCTCCATCAAGAAGCCTGGCGTATAA
- the tnpC gene encoding IS66 family transposase translates to MPSLPDLDHLNPEQLRALAAQLMQRVENLDQKVETMGKQIHHHKTVNEKLAHEIAQLKRFKFAKRSEQLSPDQASLLDDLIDTNIAAIEAELEALQPPLVSTEARQKPKRTALPPQFPRTLIHHEPDNSHCQCGCVLKRIGEDVSEKLDYTPGVFTVERHIRGKWVCDQCETLIQAPVPAQVIDKGIPTAGLLAHVMIAKFADHLPLYRQESIFGRAGLAIARSTLAQWVGSCGAQLQPLVDAMHDAVLEHGVIHADETPVQMLTPGAKKTHRAYVWAYATSQFSDLAAVVYDFSPSRAGENARDFLQGWKGKLVCDDFGGYKASFELGVTEIGCMAHARRKFFELHATNKSQLAEQALRYIQLLYEIESEVRHMEPELHRRVRQEKAVPVMDALHAWMIFQRQLVHDGSAIAKALDYSLKRWTALSRYLDDGAVPIDNNWCENQIRPWALGRKNWLFAGSLRSGKRAAAIMSLIQSARLNGHDPYVYLKDVLTRLPTQRASKIADLLPHRWSPLIVSAGNWDKLIRQAS, encoded by the coding sequence ATGCCTTCGCTTCCTGATCTCGACCACTTAAACCCTGAACAACTGCGTGCTCTCGCGGCGCAGTTGATGCAGCGTGTCGAGAATCTCGATCAGAAAGTCGAGACTATGGGTAAGCAAATCCACCATCACAAAACGGTAAACGAGAAACTGGCCCACGAGATCGCGCAGCTCAAGCGCTTCAAGTTTGCCAAGCGCAGCGAGCAACTAAGCCCGGATCAGGCCAGCCTGCTTGATGACCTGATCGACACCAACATCGCGGCCATCGAAGCCGAGCTTGAAGCGCTGCAACCCCCGCTAGTTTCGACCGAGGCTCGGCAAAAACCTAAACGTACCGCTTTGCCGCCGCAGTTTCCGCGCACCCTGATCCACCACGAACCCGATAACAGCCATTGCCAGTGCGGCTGCGTCCTCAAGCGCATCGGCGAGGATGTCAGCGAGAAGCTCGACTACACGCCCGGCGTGTTCACCGTTGAGCGTCACATCCGTGGCAAATGGGTCTGCGATCAGTGCGAAACCCTGATCCAGGCACCGGTTCCGGCGCAGGTCATCGACAAGGGCATCCCGACCGCCGGCCTGCTAGCCCACGTGATGATCGCAAAGTTCGCCGACCATTTACCGCTCTATCGTCAGGAGTCGATTTTTGGTCGGGCCGGTCTGGCCATTGCCCGCTCGACCTTGGCGCAATGGGTCGGCAGTTGTGGCGCGCAGTTGCAGCCGCTGGTCGATGCCATGCACGATGCTGTTCTTGAGCATGGCGTAATCCACGCCGATGAAACGCCAGTGCAGATGCTTACGCCGGGCGCAAAGAAAACCCATCGCGCGTATGTCTGGGCCTATGCCACCAGCCAGTTCTCGGACTTGGCAGCGGTCGTTTACGATTTCAGTCCGAGCCGCGCCGGAGAGAATGCACGCGACTTCCTGCAAGGCTGGAAAGGCAAGCTGGTCTGTGATGATTTTGGCGGCTACAAGGCTAGCTTCGAACTGGGCGTCACCGAGATTGGCTGCATGGCCCATGCACGGCGCAAGTTCTTCGAGCTACACGCCACGAACAAGAGCCAGCTCGCCGAACAGGCCTTGCGTTACATCCAGTTGCTTTACGAAATCGAGAGTGAAGTCCGCCACATGGAACCGGAATTACACCGCCGAGTACGCCAAGAAAAAGCCGTGCCGGTGATGGATGCCTTGCATGCCTGGATGATCTTCCAGCGTCAACTTGTGCACGATGGCTCGGCTATCGCCAAAGCATTGGATTACAGCCTGAAACGCTGGACGGCGCTGTCGCGTTATCTTGATGATGGGGCTGTACCCATTGACAATAATTGGTGCGAGAACCAGATCCGACCATGGGCCTTGGGTCGCAAGAACTGGCTATTTGCCGGTTCACTGCGCAGCGGCAAACGGGCAGCGGCGATCATGAGTTTGATCCAGTCGGCGCGACTAAATGGGCATGATCCGTATGTCTATTTGAAGGACGTCCTCACTCGCCTGCCAACACAGCGAGCTAGCAAAATAGCCGATCTTCTTCCGCATCGCTGGAGCCCGCTAATTGTCTCCGCAGGGAACTGGGATAAGCTTATACGCCAGGCTTCTTGA
- the tnpB gene encoding IS66 family insertion sequence element accessory protein TnpB (TnpB, as the term is used for proteins encoded by IS66 family insertion elements, is considered an accessory protein, since TnpC, encoded by a neighboring gene, is a DDE family transposase.) has translation MIRIDTIWLATEPMDMRAGTDTALSRVVAVFGAAQPHCAYLFANRRANRMKVLVHDGLGIWLAARRLHQGKFFWPASRHGSQMELGAEQLHALVLGLPWKRVGPGSVISII, from the coding sequence ATGATTCGCATCGACACCATCTGGCTCGCCACCGAGCCCATGGACATGCGCGCCGGTACCGATACTGCTCTGTCGCGGGTGGTCGCGGTGTTCGGTGCGGCGCAGCCGCACTGTGCTTATCTGTTTGCCAACCGCCGCGCCAATCGAATGAAAGTGCTGGTGCACGATGGGTTGGGTATCTGGCTGGCGGCTCGCCGCCTACATCAGGGCAAGTTCTTCTGGCCGGCTTCTCGACACGGCTCTCAGATGGAATTAGGTGCCGAACAACTGCATGCCTTGGTGCTGGGTTTGCCTTGGAAAAGAGTCGGCCCAGGCAGCGTAATTTCCATCATATAA
- the tnpA gene encoding IS66-like element accessory protein TnpA gives MQPQRRSYSKSFKAQVIQECAHPGASIANVALSHSLNANLVHKWIRVQTQKAMALQPAFIPLPFQPAGANSQAALSTICLEIPHPRGTVKVNWPTESAAACATFLRDLLR, from the coding sequence ATGCAGCCACAACGCCGTTCCTACTCCAAATCCTTCAAGGCCCAGGTCATTCAAGAGTGCGCCCATCCCGGGGCCTCGATTGCCAATGTTGCGCTGAGCCACAGCCTTAACGCGAACCTCGTCCATAAATGGATTCGAGTGCAAACGCAGAAAGCCATGGCGCTGCAACCTGCGTTCATTCCGTTGCCCTTCCAGCCTGCCGGAGCAAATTCACAGGCTGCGTTATCGACTATCTGTCTCGAAATCCCACATCCGCGCGGCACCGTCAAAGTGAACTGGCCGACCGAAAGCGCTGCCGCCTGCGCCACTTTTCTGCGAGACCTGTTGAGATGA
- a CDS encoding DUF4142 domain-containing protein, whose translation MANVLKTCALTLFVSVATQGAFAAQDDDFVEEASAKGVAEVEAGKLAQEKGSATDVKSFAEMMVQDHTAANAKLKSIADAKNLKVSDSAELMDKAKAAILELRSAKSFDQAYANNQVKEHEATIALFEKEVSEGKDAEIKAFATETLPKLKIHLEHAKTLSEAHGADTN comes from the coding sequence ATGGCAAACGTACTAAAAACTTGCGCACTTACCCTATTTGTCAGCGTAGCCACCCAAGGTGCATTCGCAGCTCAGGATGATGACTTTGTGGAAGAAGCTTCCGCCAAGGGGGTCGCTGAAGTCGAGGCTGGCAAGCTCGCCCAAGAAAAAGGCAGTGCCACCGATGTTAAGAGCTTTGCCGAGATGATGGTCCAAGATCACACGGCGGCCAATGCAAAGCTAAAATCCATAGCAGACGCGAAGAACTTAAAAGTGTCAGACAGCGCGGAGTTGATGGATAAGGCTAAGGCGGCAATCTTGGAACTGCGCAGTGCTAAATCTTTCGATCAAGCCTATGCCAACAATCAGGTTAAGGAGCATGAGGCCACGATTGCACTCTTCGAGAAAGAAGTCTCTGAGGGCAAGGACGCTGAAATTAAAGCGTTTGCCACTGAAACACTTCCTAAACTGAAGATTCATCTGGAGCATGCCAAGACGCTGTCCGAGGCTCACGGTGCCGATACGAATTAA
- a CDS encoding CBS domain-containing protein: protein MKISEVMTTGVRTVKSTDTIKYAARLMESIDSGAILIEDQDRLIGMVTDRDIALRGVAKDLASDTPVSEIMSGDIRYCFEDEEVDHVAQNMADIQLRRLPVLSREKRLVGVVSLGNIASARSQNASATVLEGVAQPR from the coding sequence ATGAAAATTTCAGAGGTAATGACAACTGGCGTACGAACAGTTAAATCTACCGATACAATCAAGTACGCAGCACGACTGATGGAGAGTATCGATAGCGGCGCCATTTTGATCGAAGATCAAGATCGCCTAATTGGCATGGTTACTGACCGAGACATCGCCCTTAGAGGCGTCGCGAAGGATTTGGCTTCGGATACCCCTGTCAGTGAAATTATGAGCGGAGACATCCGGTATTGCTTCGAGGATGAAGAAGTTGACCATGTAGCTCAAAATATGGCCGACATTCAACTTCGTCGCTTACCTGTGCTCAGTCGTGAGAAGCGACTAGTGGGCGTGGTTTCCCTCGGTAATATTGCCAGCGCTAGATCTCAAAACGCATCCGCTACAGTTCTTGAAGGTGTGGCACAACCCCGATAA
- a CDS encoding DUF1652 domain-containing protein translates to MHKVERRPFMVWLNLLDRYGGRTNTKTSNSTEERAMISLLELRHIIETAFLPTQCVCTIDADNRLMVQLINPVTQVEELTVAGIDPVDLSSSRAIAKFVVEIKEEARLRRDASVRSYRRG, encoded by the coding sequence ATGCACAAGGTTGAACGACGTCCGTTCATGGTTTGGCTAAATTTATTAGACAGGTATGGGGGGCGGACAAACACCAAAACGTCAAACAGTACGGAGGAACGAGCGATGATTTCTCTCCTCGAGTTACGTCATATCATCGAGACAGCATTTCTCCCCACGCAGTGTGTCTGCACAATCGATGCGGACAACCGGCTTATGGTCCAGCTGATCAACCCAGTTACCCAAGTAGAGGAACTGACGGTTGCAGGAATCGATCCTGTTGACCTGTCCTCCAGTCGCGCAATAGCGAAGTTTGTAGTTGAGATCAAGGAAGAGGCAAGACTGCGGCGCGACGCGTCTGTGCGGTCTTATCGACGCGGTTAG
- a CDS encoding type II toxin-antitoxin system ParD family antitoxin, with the protein MATRNVVLTSHQEQVIQDLVQSGRYQNASEVMREGLRLLEQRVAEDTAKIEALRLATSIGIMDLEQGRFTQLNERGLEHYLEGLSLEATLPAREKR; encoded by the coding sequence ATGGCGACGCGAAACGTTGTGCTTACCTCACACCAGGAACAGGTTATCCAAGACCTTGTGCAGTCTGGCCGTTATCAGAATGCCAGCGAAGTGATGCGGGAAGGTTTGCGACTATTGGAACAGCGTGTCGCCGAAGACACCGCCAAAATTGAGGCCCTGCGTCTGGCGACCTCTATCGGCATCATGGACCTTGAGCAAGGGCGCTTTACTCAGTTGAACGAACGGGGTCTGGAGCACTACCTCGAGGGCCTGAGCCTGGAGGCCACCCTCCCCGCGCGCGAGAAACGCTGA
- a CDS encoding type II toxin-antitoxin system RelE/ParE family toxin yields the protein MPQYRISNAARADIVDILRLSQAQFGDQARQRYQALILAALRAIADTPYRIGSYERDELAPGLRSYHLIYSRQQAKQPHGAVKSPRHIVFYRVASADVIEVVRLLHDAMEGQLHLPND from the coding sequence ATGCCGCAGTATCGGATTTCCAACGCGGCGCGGGCCGACATTGTCGACATCCTCAGGCTCTCCCAAGCGCAGTTCGGCGATCAAGCACGCCAGCGGTATCAGGCGCTGATCCTCGCGGCGCTGCGAGCGATCGCCGACACGCCTTATCGCATTGGCAGCTACGAACGCGATGAGCTGGCACCGGGCCTTCGCAGCTATCACCTCATCTATTCACGACAGCAGGCCAAACAGCCCCATGGGGCGGTCAAGAGTCCTCGCCATATCGTGTTTTATCGTGTAGCAAGCGCCGACGTGATCGAGGTCGTCCGACTTCTTCATGACGCCATGGAAGGGCAACTGCACCTGCCCAACGACTGA
- a CDS encoding DUF4062 domain-containing protein — protein MAAQTHASLANLGVIGGFMNVFISSVVRNFESYRAAAKKAVTLLGHVPVMCEDFGARPYSSQEACMTEVEQADVVVLVLGADFGFRTASGESVTQQEFRRARAADKPILAFLHDVDVEGPQQEFRWEVSDYVDGLFRATFANEQELSDGIVRALNQLNTNRSAVSEEEFEKQLQIRNATGRWGGRDHETRIELAFLPQPASPGSLRAIHAEHESYFLKFCQAGLSTVKAGYVDFDRDELTGIDAPGLIWRHHDRGLSWLSMSLANPVRTSNHFDGYYISPTQVRRLAEAAHEILCQGRGGWFQLSLYGVSYKVFAEPPAVATSSFTMSHRSEQEVEERRLLVPATPAAYGRWLDDVMFKFKRKLSS, from the coding sequence TTGGCTGCTCAAACTCATGCGAGCTTGGCGAATCTTGGGGTGATTGGGGGTTTTATGAACGTTTTCATCAGCTCTGTCGTTCGAAACTTTGAGAGCTATCGGGCGGCAGCCAAGAAAGCTGTCACGCTGCTGGGGCATGTGCCAGTGATGTGCGAGGATTTTGGGGCGCGGCCTTATTCCTCTCAAGAAGCTTGCATGACTGAGGTCGAGCAGGCAGATGTGGTGGTGCTGGTGCTAGGTGCAGATTTCGGATTCAGAACTGCATCTGGGGAGTCAGTGACACAGCAAGAGTTCCGGCGCGCTCGTGCTGCAGACAAGCCCATCCTCGCGTTCCTGCACGATGTGGACGTGGAGGGGCCTCAGCAGGAGTTTCGCTGGGAAGTATCGGATTATGTCGACGGCCTTTTCCGCGCGACATTCGCCAATGAGCAGGAGCTTTCGGATGGTATCGTCCGGGCATTAAACCAGCTGAATACGAACCGAAGTGCAGTTAGTGAGGAGGAATTTGAGAAACAACTTCAGATTCGGAACGCCACCGGTCGGTGGGGTGGCAGAGACCACGAAACACGGATCGAGCTGGCCTTCCTCCCTCAGCCTGCTAGCCCTGGCAGTCTGCGTGCCATCCACGCGGAGCATGAATCGTATTTCTTGAAGTTTTGCCAAGCTGGACTCAGCACGGTCAAAGCCGGCTATGTGGACTTCGACAGGGATGAGCTTACTGGAATTGATGCTCCGGGCTTGATTTGGCGGCATCACGATCGTGGACTGTCCTGGTTGTCGATGTCCTTGGCAAACCCAGTCCGCACGTCTAACCACTTTGACGGGTACTACATATCGCCAACTCAAGTGAGACGCTTGGCAGAGGCTGCGCATGAGATTCTTTGCCAGGGCCGAGGAGGGTGGTTTCAACTGTCTCTCTATGGCGTTTCATACAAGGTATTTGCTGAGCCGCCTGCGGTTGCCACCAGCAGTTTCACTATGTCGCACCGGTCGGAGCAAGAGGTGGAGGAACGCCGGCTGCTCGTCCCAGCTACCCCTGCGGCTTATGGGCGATGGCTTGATGACGTGATGTTCAAGTTCAAGCGTAAACTGTCGTCATAG
- a CDS encoding XRE family transcriptional regulator, whose amino-acid sequence MNDTTGLLPLGDEFSPDKLRLARCASGRSLAEIGELLGVTRQYAHKLEINSIPNPGQLKQLCEILNVKESFFFVPRKSGVELEQCHFRSVRASTQTLKKTIAAQVEIFELLVDELDKEVAFPSVDFHAIEEPVTGAGKIEQVAERFRREQGIGLGPLSSVTKLAEKIGVLVVNLADADDRVDAFSLFNKRPLIVRNTSKVNPGRQRFDLAHELGHLVMHQGVETGCRETEEQANQFASALLMPRASFAAEFPAMRGKYLNWPALKDLKLRWKVSFKALIYRARALDLLTADQAKSGFTYLARKGFTKHEEFDELIPMESPLLVQRAIDLLDFSTWSRVLAGAGLTSQMVENQFMLKVPASPLRLIKTGDSQG is encoded by the coding sequence ATGAATGACACAACAGGCCTTCTGCCTCTGGGTGATGAGTTCTCACCCGACAAGCTCCGCCTTGCAAGGTGCGCCTCGGGGCGATCCCTTGCTGAAATCGGCGAGCTCCTTGGCGTGACCAGACAATACGCACACAAGCTTGAGATCAACTCAATTCCCAATCCTGGACAGTTGAAGCAGCTATGCGAAATCCTGAACGTCAAGGAGAGCTTCTTCTTCGTTCCGCGCAAAAGTGGTGTTGAGCTTGAACAATGCCACTTTCGTAGCGTGCGAGCCTCGACCCAAACGCTCAAGAAAACAATCGCAGCCCAAGTGGAGATCTTCGAGCTTCTCGTTGATGAGCTGGACAAGGAGGTAGCTTTTCCCTCCGTCGATTTCCATGCCATCGAGGAGCCAGTCACCGGTGCCGGAAAAATTGAACAGGTGGCCGAGCGTTTTAGGAGAGAGCAAGGAATAGGTTTGGGCCCACTTTCGAGCGTTACCAAGCTTGCGGAAAAGATTGGGGTGCTCGTCGTCAACCTGGCGGACGCGGACGATCGCGTTGACGCCTTTTCATTGTTCAACAAACGTCCATTGATCGTCCGGAATACCTCAAAGGTGAACCCTGGACGGCAGCGCTTCGATCTGGCCCACGAGCTAGGTCATCTTGTGATGCATCAAGGGGTGGAAACCGGCTGCCGGGAAACGGAAGAGCAAGCTAATCAATTCGCCAGCGCTTTACTCATGCCAAGGGCTAGCTTCGCCGCTGAGTTCCCAGCAATGCGAGGTAAGTATCTCAACTGGCCAGCGCTGAAAGACTTGAAGCTTCGCTGGAAGGTGAGTTTCAAGGCGCTGATTTATCGTGCACGGGCTTTGGATCTTCTCACCGCTGACCAAGCCAAGAGCGGCTTCACTTATCTCGCTCGGAAAGGGTTTACTAAGCACGAGGAGTTCGACGAGCTCATCCCAATGGAGTCTCCCCTGCTTGTGCAACGAGCAATCGATCTCCTGGATTTTTCTACTTGGAGCCGGGTTCTCGCAGGGGCTGGACTGACCAGTCAGATGGTCGAGAACCAGTTCATGCTCAAGGTGCCTGCTTCTCCGTTGAGGCTTATAAAGACTGGCGATTCCCAGGGGTAA
- a CDS encoding HEPN-associated N-terminal domain-containing protein: protein MMEEDMERGFSRFEDTFVCLRCVEDDGLKAFIKDNSVRGICSYCDGSRRVADMNDVIEHVFNSLSIEWGEATNEGLAYETREGGWQGRVCGTWELLYYHGPECSEEVFDTIAGSIHDVAWCERDPYSLPIDRTLVYGWQSFSHFIIHTARFVFYKAVNTSYAADQHDEMNPVDILETLGSVAKKLDLIDTVPTGQSIFRVRIVDPEVHLSRASELGPPPAAHANMPNRMSPVGIPMFYGAFDQDTAIRETYDPAEGALKKAATGEFSPIRDLRVVDLSRSFYVPSLFDPELQTLRPYFSFMCDFVEDFTKPIERSDRAHADYVPTQVVTEYFRHVYRTDDDHQIDGIIYPSSKTGNKAIVIFADASGCIDAGDTSSDRTLLRLDRAFDVDLADFAAGEDDDEIF, encoded by the coding sequence ATGATGGAAGAGGACATGGAGCGAGGTTTCTCGCGATTCGAGGACACGTTCGTGTGCTTACGCTGCGTCGAAGATGACGGCCTCAAAGCTTTCATCAAGGATAATTCGGTGAGAGGAATCTGCAGCTATTGCGATGGAAGCCGACGCGTCGCTGACATGAATGACGTGATTGAGCACGTTTTCAACAGCCTCTCAATAGAGTGGGGCGAAGCTACGAATGAGGGGCTCGCTTACGAAACCCGTGAAGGAGGCTGGCAGGGCCGCGTATGCGGCACTTGGGAGCTTCTCTACTACCACGGCCCCGAGTGTTCGGAAGAAGTGTTCGACACTATCGCCGGATCCATACACGACGTGGCATGGTGCGAGAGAGATCCGTATTCGTTACCCATAGATCGAACGCTGGTCTACGGATGGCAGAGCTTCAGTCATTTCATCATTCACACAGCACGATTCGTGTTTTACAAAGCTGTGAACACCTCATATGCGGCTGATCAGCACGATGAGATGAACCCGGTCGACATTCTTGAAACGCTGGGGAGCGTGGCGAAAAAGCTCGACCTAATTGATACAGTGCCTACAGGACAGTCAATCTTCCGCGTTCGCATCGTCGATCCTGAGGTTCACCTCAGCCGAGCTAGTGAGCTTGGGCCGCCACCAGCCGCGCATGCGAACATGCCGAACCGGATGAGCCCCGTGGGAATCCCTATGTTCTATGGGGCGTTCGATCAAGACACCGCCATTCGTGAAACCTACGATCCTGCTGAGGGAGCCCTTAAGAAGGCAGCCACCGGCGAGTTTTCGCCTATCAGGGATCTGCGAGTGGTTGATCTGTCCCGCTCGTTTTATGTGCCGAGCCTTTTCGATCCTGAACTGCAAACGCTAAGGCCATACTTCAGCTTCATGTGTGACTTCGTCGAGGATTTCACCAAACCGATCGAGCGAAGCGATCGAGCTCACGCGGACTATGTTCCGACCCAGGTGGTGACCGAGTATTTCAGGCACGTCTACCGTACCGATGACGATCATCAAATTGATGGGATCATCTACCCGAGCTCGAAGACTGGGAACAAGGCGATCGTTATTTTTGCTGATGCTTCAGGCTGTATCGACGCTGGCGATACGTCTAGTGATCGAACGCTGTTGCGGCTCGACAGAGCATTCGACGTTGATCTGGCCGACTTCGCGGCGGGCGAAGATGACGATGAGATCTTCTGA